In the Labrys wisconsinensis genome, CGGTGTAGAAGGCGATCGCCTCCTCGGCATTGCCGTCGAACCACAGGCAATTGGTGATCTTCTGCTTGACCGGCATGGGCATCCTCCTCGGGTTGCGGGTCGTGGACCTGGCCGGAGGACGAAGGGGATGCGCGGGATCCGACAGGGCGTCGTATTTTTTTGAATCGTGCTGCGCCGCGGGACGTCCGGCCGGCTGGGAAGTCTTCGCGGTTTCAATCCACGCTTCCGTGCAGAGGCGACCCAGAACCAGGCCAACATCCTGAACCAGCAGCACCAGTTTCAATCCACGCCTCCGTGCGGAGGCGACCTTGATGTTGTCGCCTGGGTCGCCCACCAGCGTCTTGTTTCAATCCACGCCTCCGTGCGGAGGCGACCCGATGGCGGGATAGTCGGTCTTGATGTTGACGATGTTTCAATCCACGCCTCCGTGCGGAGGCGACCCCGAGCACCAGGCGCCACTGCGTCTCGACGGCCAGGTTTCAATCCACGCCTCCGTGCGGAGGCGACCCGACGCGACCGCCGCCAACAGTGGCGTCTACGTGTTTCAATCCACGCCTCCGTGCGGAGGCGACCCCGCGTTACCTTCCAGGGCCTCGCCAAGCCGTCGCTGTTTCAATCCACGCCTCCGTGCGGAGGCGACCGCCGTGAACTCGACCGTGTCGACCTGGTACAGCGAGTTTCAATCCACGCCTCCGTGCGGAGGCGACCAGTCGGGTAGCGATTTCTCAAAAACCGGGTACAGCGTTTCAATCCACGCCTCCGTGCGGAGGCGACCGGTCCCCGGCCCACTATTGGGCCACGTCCTATCTGTTTCAATCCACGCCTCCGTGCGGAGGCGACCGGCCCGGGCACTGATCGCGGGGAGGGTGTCGTGAAGTTTCAATCCACGCCTCCGTGCGGAGGCGACCCGCATCACAACTAACCCGTTCCGCCTGGGACGAAAATGCCACCTCCAGCGCGAACCGACCGTTCGACGGGCCTCGTCAGGGACCAGATGCCAGGTCGATCGAGATAAAGGCGAGCATCATCAGGAATGTAGAGCAATCGCGAACCTCCGGGGAAATCCAGGCCCGCTATCGGTTCGCACTCCGACGCGACCGCTTGCGCGGCTGCACGATCGATTGCTGTCGGATTGCCGAAGCGCGGGCCGCAGATCCTTGTGCACGGTGCCGTCCGCATCATCGCTCCGCCTTGCCGACTGCGCCCGCCGTGCCCGGCGGGCCGCCTCCCCGTCACGTCACCGCATGCCCCGTCCCCCGCCGCCGAACTCGCGGGTGACGGCCTCGCCCGCGGCCACGACCATCCCGGCGAGGCGCGCCAGGCGCTGGTCGGTCAGGCGGGTGATCGGGCCGGCGATCGACATCGCCGCCTGGGCAGCGCCGTGCTCGTCGAGGATCGGCACGGCGATGCAGCGCAGCCCGGGCGCCACCTCCTCGTCGTCGAGGGCGAAGCCGCGCGCACGCACCGCCTCGATCTCGGCACGAAGCTTGCTTGGATCGACGGCAGACGCCTCCTCGGGATCCCTGCGGCCATGCGCCGAGAGAATGTCCTCCACCTCGCCCCGGCCCATCCGGGCCAGCATCGCCTTGCCGGCGGCCGAGCGCTGCAGCGGCACGGTGCCGCCCGGCCGGGAGATGGCGCGGATCACCTGCCGGCTCTGCACCTGGGCGATGCAGATCGCCTGGCCGTCGTTCGGCACGTAGAGGTTCACGGTCTCGCCGGTCTTGTCCATCAGCTGGCGCATGAACGGCATGGCGAAGGGCACGACCTCGCGCGAGCGGGCGAAGGCGTTGCCGACCACGAAGGCCTGCACGCCGACCCGCCAGGTCATCGCCCCCGGCTCGAAGCGCACGAAGCGCTTGCGCTGCAGCGTGGTCAGCAGGCGGTGTGCACTCGAAGGCGGCAGGCCGACCGCCCTGGCCAGCGCAGTCAGCGACAGCCCGTCCTCGCTCTCGGCCAGCGTGTCGAGGATGGAGAGCGCCCGGATCAGCGACTGCACGCCGCCCGCCGTCTCCGATGGGGCCTCTGATCGCCCCTCCCGCGCCACCGCCCCGGCCTCCTGTGTCCGCATCGCCGACGCTCCCGGGTCACGATTATTCCGCATCGTGAAAATCATTCCATTTTTGTTGCGCCGCGTCCACTGCCCCCTAGACTGCCGGAAATCGCTAGAGCAAAGCGCGTTTGGGCGGAAACGCTGCTTTGCTCTAACTCTTTGTTTCGACGCGTCTTTGCGATGCTTGGCGTTGCCGCCAAATCGCAAAACGCTCTGGGAGGTCTGCGATGCGGGTCGGCGTCCACAAGGTGTTGATGAACAGTCCGGCCGACGTCGCC is a window encoding:
- a CDS encoding IclR family transcriptional regulator, which gives rise to MRTQEAGAVAREGRSEAPSETAGGVQSLIRALSILDTLAESEDGLSLTALARAVGLPPSSAHRLLTTLQRKRFVRFEPGAMTWRVGVQAFVVGNAFARSREVVPFAMPFMRQLMDKTGETVNLYVPNDGQAICIAQVQSRQVIRAISRPGGTVPLQRSAAGKAMLARMGRGEVEDILSAHGRRDPEEASAVDPSKLRAEIEAVRARGFALDDEEVAPGLRCIAVPILDEHGAAQAAMSIAGPITRLTDQRLARLAGMVVAAGEAVTREFGGGGRGMR